The Agrobacterium cucumeris genome has a segment encoding these proteins:
- a CDS encoding copper-binding protein — protein sequence MKTVINTTLAAALFFASAAGAFAQEFTAGTVKKLDTKAKKVTLIHEELKNLDMPAMTMVFDVKDEAMLAKLQEGAKVQFVAERVNGKLTVTQLK from the coding sequence ATGAAAACAGTCATCAACACCACCCTCGCCGCAGCCCTCTTTTTCGCCTCTGCCGCCGGCGCCTTCGCACAGGAATTCACCGCCGGCACGGTGAAGAAACTCGATACCAAGGCTAAAAAAGTCACGCTTATCCATGAGGAACTGAAAAATCTGGACATGCCGGCAATGACCATGGTCTTCGACGTCAAGGACGAAGCCATGCTGGCGAAATTGCAGGAAGGCGCGAAAGTGCAATTCGTGGCCGAGCGGGTGAACGGCAAGCTGACCGTGACGCAGCTGAAATAA
- a CDS encoding LysR family transcriptional regulator — MRTLDVDAVEAFVTIADMQSFTRAAEALGTTQGAISVKLKRLEDRLGQRLLERTPRSVRLSAQGAVFLAPAREFLAAHDRALAGLSSPRRRFGLGIAAHVAGPEVPTLLARLNAHDPGLTIEVRMDNSRVLLDAFDRGEIDAAIIRREDDRRDGEVLGAEHFGWYAAPQFEHRQGELLRLAALSPACGVRDIAARALDSAAIAWTEVFLGGTSSMVTAAVSAGLAISAFSCRLAPPGTVEVSQRFGLPSLPSTEVVMFSTLTDSRSREALRTLAAAFREHRP; from the coding sequence ATGCGCACGCTGGATGTGGATGCCGTCGAGGCTTTTGTCACCATTGCCGATATGCAGAGCTTCACCCGCGCTGCCGAAGCACTGGGAACCACGCAGGGCGCCATCAGCGTCAAGCTCAAGCGGCTGGAAGACCGGCTGGGCCAGCGGCTGCTTGAGCGCACGCCCCGGTCCGTGCGGCTTTCAGCGCAAGGTGCAGTGTTTCTGGCGCCCGCCCGCGAATTCCTCGCCGCGCATGATCGTGCCCTTGCCGGCCTTTCATCCCCGCGCCGCCGTTTCGGCCTTGGCATTGCCGCCCATGTTGCGGGGCCGGAGGTGCCAACCCTTCTGGCGCGGCTTAATGCTCATGATCCGGGGCTGACGATCGAAGTGCGCATGGACAATTCCCGCGTGCTGCTGGACGCATTCGACCGTGGAGAAATCGACGCCGCGATCATCCGGCGTGAAGACGACCGGCGCGACGGCGAGGTGCTGGGGGCGGAGCATTTCGGCTGGTACGCCGCTCCGCAGTTCGAACACCGGCAGGGCGAGCTCCTGCGGCTGGCAGCGCTTTCACCCGCCTGCGGCGTGCGCGACATTGCCGCCCGCGCGCTGGATTCGGCCGCCATTGCCTGGACGGAAGTGTTTCTTGGCGGCACCTCGTCGATGGTTACGGCCGCGGTCTCCGCCGGTCTTGCCATTTCCGCCTTTTCCTGCCGTCTTGCACCGCCCGGCACGGTCGAGGTCAGCCAGCGCTTCGGCCTGCCGTCGCTGCCCTCCACCGAGGTCGTGATGTTCTCCACCCTCACCGACAGCAGATCCCGCGAGGCGTTGCGCACGCTTGCCGCTGCATTCCGGGAACATCGGCCCTGA
- a CDS encoding AraC family transcriptional regulator, translating to MRGKSLFGVTIELARDRRHSFQGSFQARAIANAVVSEMRASSYRVDRTEADIARIAGDSLCIGLQIRGSGLLYTGRDRVHAVGGGDITINHSDLPYAGIPGSEDHFHFRMLKIPVDYEVMLGQTTYDLFAARYADNAAFSRPFRALFNALNTDHGRLIDPARDVTHITRLAMTARGRLSPAMPEVRAALRTGLCYAAQDIMMRKKSRQNLTPAAVAKELGISLRQLHVVFEGAELSFSRTLSAMRIEEAKRLLLEFPALPIIQIAHGCGFDSLATFYRVFAAAYGMAPGDARLMGPPAV from the coding sequence GTGCGCGGCAAAAGCCTGTTTGGCGTAACGATCGAGCTTGCGCGGGATCGCCGCCACAGCTTTCAGGGATCATTTCAGGCGCGCGCCATCGCCAACGCCGTCGTGAGCGAGATGCGCGCCTCCTCCTACCGGGTTGATCGCACGGAAGCCGACATTGCCCGTATTGCCGGCGACAGCCTCTGCATCGGCCTGCAGATCAGGGGTTCCGGGCTGCTCTACACGGGCAGGGACCGGGTTCATGCCGTCGGCGGCGGCGATATCACCATCAACCATTCGGATCTGCCTTATGCCGGCATACCGGGCAGCGAAGACCATTTTCATTTCCGGATGCTCAAAATCCCCGTCGATTACGAGGTCATGCTCGGGCAGACGACCTATGACCTGTTTGCGGCCCGCTATGCAGACAATGCCGCCTTCTCCCGGCCGTTCCGGGCGCTCTTCAACGCGCTGAATACCGATCATGGCCGACTCATCGATCCCGCCCGCGATGTGACCCACATTACCCGGCTTGCGATGACGGCGCGCGGGCGGCTTTCTCCCGCCATGCCGGAGGTGCGCGCCGCCCTTCGAACCGGGCTTTGTTACGCGGCCCAGGACATCATGATGCGGAAAAAATCCCGCCAAAACCTCACGCCCGCCGCAGTGGCGAAAGAACTGGGAATTTCACTGCGGCAATTACACGTCGTGTTCGAAGGCGCGGAACTGTCATTTTCCCGCACCCTGTCCGCCATGCGGATCGAGGAGGCAAAACGGCTGCTGCTGGAATTTCCCGCCTTGCCGATCATACAGATTGCGCATGGCTGCGGTTTCGACAGCCTCGCCACCTTCTACCGGGTGTTTGCCGCCGCCTATGGCATGGCGCCGGGCGATGCCCGCCTCATGGGCCCACCCGCAGTTTAA
- a CDS encoding DUF535 family protein, protein MTFVWRAHWKRTVLFQMRVAANPVITFRWCGFLAAFPAKRKLPPPHDELPQKPLSKFLVGEISQQRRPLFLGENFTVADRRFTKTVMSGLWAGKTLEMGIVALDR, encoded by the coding sequence ATGACCTTCGTCTGGCGCGCGCACTGGAAGCGCACCGTCCTCTTCCAGATGCGCGTTGCCGCCAATCCTGTCATCACCTTTCGGTGGTGCGGGTTTCTGGCCGCTTTTCCGGCAAAGCGGAAATTGCCGCCGCCCCATGATGAATTGCCGCAGAAACCGCTGTCGAAGTTTCTTGTCGGCGAAATTTCCCAACAGAGGCGACCGCTTTTTCTCGGGGAGAACTTCACAGTTGCGGACCGTCGTTTTACGAAGACCGTCATGAGCGGGCTCTGGGCAGGAAAGACACTGGAGATGGGCATCGTTGCGCTGGATCGGTAG
- a CDS encoding MarR family winged helix-turn-helix transcriptional regulator, whose protein sequence is MPKDRLSDADYEALSNLRYTLRRFMDFSTSAAQEEGLPAQQHQALLAIRGHRDEEAMTVGRLAERLLIAPHSATELVGRLVTADYVTRHTDPADRRRQTLALTDKAQAVLERLTAIHLTEIREMAPRLIDILKTLEEAREPLK, encoded by the coding sequence ATGCCAAAGGACAGGCTGAGCGATGCCGATTACGAGGCCCTTTCCAACCTGCGCTACACGCTGCGCCGCTTCATGGATTTCAGCACCTCTGCAGCGCAAGAGGAGGGGCTTCCGGCCCAGCAACATCAGGCGTTGCTTGCCATCCGCGGGCATCGCGATGAAGAGGCGATGACCGTCGGCAGGCTTGCCGAGCGGTTGCTGATCGCACCCCATTCGGCAACGGAACTGGTGGGCCGGCTGGTCACCGCCGACTATGTCACCCGGCACACTGACCCTGCCGACCGGCGGCGCCAGACGCTGGCGCTGACGGACAAGGCGCAGGCCGTTCTGGAACGGCTGACCGCCATCCATCTTACCGAAATCCGCGAGATGGCGCCACGGTTGATCGATATTCTCAAGACATTGGAAGAGGCGCGCGAGCCGCTGAAATAG
- a CDS encoding chloride channel protein produces the protein MPKTTPHRRLHDFTGGLARREAGDFTTDRRVLALIGMALIVGTGGAFAAKLLVSLIALVTNLAWFGQLSMAASSPAEAPRSLWMVAIPVLGGLVIGLMARYGSEKIRGHGIPEAIEAILIGGSRMSPKVAVLKPLSSAISIGTGGPFGAEGPIIMTGGAIGSLFAQCFHLSAAERKTLLVAGAAAGMTAIFGSPIAALTLAVELLLFEWKPRSFIPVALATCISACWRPFLFESGALFPRQFHMDLPWWGIGLCAMVGIIAGLQSGLLTTLLYRIEDAFEALPIHWMWCPAIGGLAVGLGGLIEPRALGVGYDIIDGLLNGRLLPQAVLTILLVKSAIWLISLSSGTSGGVLAPLLILGGALGWLVGLVLPGDPGFWALLGMAAMMGGTMRAPLTGTFFAVELTGDVSTLLPLLAATISAYAVTVLLLRRSILTEKIARRGQHITREYGIDPFEYTRARDIMIDTVDTLPADMRVGDASAFFATTENTHRIYPVVDQQGVLKGIVSRGDALQWQQNPALADQSLDERVSDTSAPVAHPEDTIGYVADLMLATDTGRIPVVDAETGRLLGLVARKDLLRLRHAANTLENERKPYLGPRKADPAKAG, from the coding sequence ATGCCGAAAACCACGCCTCACCGCCGGCTACACGATTTCACGGGCGGCCTTGCCCGGCGTGAAGCGGGCGATTTTACGACCGACCGCCGCGTTCTAGCCCTTATCGGCATGGCGCTGATCGTCGGCACCGGCGGCGCTTTCGCCGCAAAGCTGCTGGTGAGCCTGATCGCGCTTGTCACCAATCTCGCCTGGTTCGGACAGCTGAGCATGGCAGCCAGCTCTCCCGCCGAAGCGCCACGTTCGTTGTGGATGGTGGCAATCCCCGTGCTTGGCGGCCTCGTCATCGGCCTGATGGCCCGGTACGGATCGGAGAAAATCCGCGGCCACGGCATTCCCGAAGCGATCGAAGCCATACTCATCGGCGGCAGTCGCATGTCGCCGAAGGTCGCCGTCCTGAAGCCGCTCTCCTCGGCAATCTCCATCGGCACCGGCGGGCCGTTCGGTGCGGAAGGGCCGATCATCATGACCGGCGGCGCGATCGGATCGTTATTTGCCCAGTGCTTCCATCTGAGCGCAGCCGAGCGCAAGACCCTTCTCGTCGCAGGTGCGGCAGCCGGCATGACCGCGATCTTCGGCTCGCCGATCGCCGCCCTGACACTCGCCGTTGAACTGCTGCTGTTCGAATGGAAACCGAGAAGCTTCATTCCCGTCGCCCTCGCCACCTGCATTTCGGCGTGCTGGCGTCCTTTCCTTTTCGAATCCGGCGCGCTCTTTCCCCGGCAATTCCACATGGACCTGCCATGGTGGGGCATCGGCCTGTGCGCCATGGTGGGTATCATCGCCGGCCTGCAATCGGGCCTTCTGACGACCCTGCTCTACCGGATCGAAGATGCCTTCGAGGCGCTGCCGATCCACTGGATGTGGTGCCCGGCAATCGGCGGCCTTGCCGTTGGTCTCGGTGGCCTCATCGAGCCCCGTGCGCTGGGGGTTGGTTACGACATTATCGACGGCCTTCTCAACGGCCGATTGCTGCCGCAGGCGGTGCTGACAATATTGCTGGTCAAGTCCGCCATCTGGCTCATATCGCTTTCGTCAGGTACATCGGGCGGCGTGCTCGCACCCCTCCTCATCCTCGGCGGCGCGCTTGGATGGCTGGTCGGTCTGGTGCTACCCGGCGATCCCGGTTTCTGGGCGCTTCTGGGCATGGCAGCGATGATGGGCGGGACGATGCGTGCGCCGCTGACCGGCACCTTCTTTGCAGTTGAACTGACCGGAGACGTCTCAACCCTGCTGCCACTGCTCGCCGCCACCATTTCCGCCTATGCGGTAACGGTGCTTCTGCTGCGCCGGTCGATCCTGACGGAAAAGATCGCGCGGCGTGGCCAGCATATTACCCGCGAATACGGCATCGACCCCTTCGAATATACCCGAGCACGCGACATCATGATCGATACGGTCGATACGTTGCCGGCGGATATGCGCGTCGGCGATGCCTCCGCGTTCTTCGCAACCACCGAAAACACGCATCGGATTTATCCTGTTGTCGATCAACAAGGCGTGCTGAAAGGCATCGTTTCACGCGGCGATGCGCTGCAATGGCAGCAGAACCCGGCGCTTGCCGATCAGAGCCTCGACGAGCGCGTTTCCGACACCTCGGCTCCCGTGGCGCATCCGGAGGATACCATCGGTTATGTCGCGGATTTGATGCTTGCGACCGACACGGGCCGCATCCCTGTCGTCGATGCGGAAACCGGTCGCCTTCTTGGTCTCGTCGCCCGCAAGGATCTGCTGCGGCTTCGCCATGCGGCCAATACGCTGGAGAACGAGCGCAAGCCCTATCTCGGACCACGCAAAGCCGATCCGGCAAAAGCAGGCTGA
- a CDS encoding TolC family protein encodes MIMRPIRLVSSLLFPLIAAGCVTTDYAAKDAGFADATLKSAKATGKQTVWVQNQQQAQVVRDRVKALMAKKTIDVETAVQVALLNNKGLQASYADLGDSAADAWQTQLSVFPTFSVNLNGIGTPGLAMYRVLEGAVTANILALATYDKNIRLADTRFRQAQVNAAIATVSLAAETRRAWINAVAAWENVAYLNQAKVAADASSELAKKIGEAGSMPKANQAREHVFYAELTGETAKARLAAKLAKEELIRLMGLSGTDAEFQIPNRLPSLPKTLIARNDIEAEAIHKRMDLQVARLELQATAQSYRLEDATRIVTDIELAGNWEKEREREDGATRSDIARTGSLSFTIPIFDSGQARLRKGELAYMRAANQLAGLAVDIRSQARSAHLAYRSNYDIARHYRNNVLPLRSAIEEQSLLSYNGMITSTFELIADTREKIESTILAVNAKRDFWLAEANLAPVIYGGSTGSAAAETEVASAEAPAGGGH; translated from the coding sequence ATGATCATGCGTCCTATCAGACTGGTATCCTCCCTTCTGTTTCCTCTCATCGCGGCAGGCTGTGTTACGACCGATTATGCCGCCAAGGATGCGGGCTTTGCCGATGCGACACTGAAAAGCGCCAAGGCAACCGGCAAGCAGACTGTCTGGGTGCAGAACCAGCAGCAGGCGCAGGTGGTGCGCGACCGCGTCAAGGCGCTGATGGCCAAAAAGACCATCGACGTCGAAACCGCCGTTCAGGTCGCACTGCTGAACAACAAGGGGCTGCAGGCATCCTATGCGGATCTTGGAGACAGCGCTGCCGACGCCTGGCAGACGCAACTCTCCGTCTTTCCGACTTTTTCCGTCAACCTGAACGGCATCGGAACGCCCGGGCTCGCCATGTATCGCGTGCTTGAAGGAGCCGTCACCGCCAATATTCTCGCTTTGGCGACCTACGACAAGAATATCAGGCTGGCGGATACACGCTTCCGTCAGGCTCAGGTCAATGCGGCGATCGCCACCGTATCGCTTGCTGCGGAAACCCGCCGGGCATGGATCAACGCCGTGGCCGCTTGGGAAAACGTCGCCTATCTCAACCAGGCGAAGGTCGCGGCCGACGCCTCTTCGGAACTTGCGAAAAAGATCGGCGAAGCGGGCTCGATGCCCAAGGCCAACCAGGCCCGCGAGCATGTATTCTATGCCGAACTGACGGGAGAAACGGCAAAGGCGCGACTGGCAGCAAAACTCGCCAAGGAAGAGCTGATCCGGCTGATGGGCCTTTCCGGCACGGACGCCGAGTTCCAGATACCCAACCGGCTTCCTTCCCTGCCCAAGACCCTGATAGCGCGCAACGATATCGAGGCGGAAGCAATTCACAAACGCATGGATTTGCAGGTGGCCCGCCTCGAATTGCAGGCAACCGCGCAATCCTATCGTCTGGAAGACGCCACCCGCATCGTCACCGATATCGAGCTCGCCGGAAACTGGGAGAAGGAACGCGAGCGCGAGGACGGGGCCACCCGTTCGGACATTGCAAGAACCGGCTCGCTGTCCTTCACGATCCCGATCTTCGATTCCGGGCAGGCGCGTCTGCGCAAGGGCGAGCTCGCCTATATGCGGGCGGCCAACCAGCTGGCCGGGTTGGCCGTCGACATCCGTTCGCAGGCCCGTTCCGCCCATCTGGCCTACAGGTCGAATTACGACATTGCGCGCCACTACCGCAACAATGTCCTGCCCCTGCGCAGCGCGATCGAGGAGCAGTCACTGCTGTCCTATAACGGCATGATTACCAGCACCTTCGAGCTGATCGCCGATACCCGCGAAAAAATCGAATCCACCATCCTCGCAGTCAACGCCAAGCGCGACTTCTGGTTGGCCGAAGCCAACCTTGCCCCCGTCATCTATGGCGGAAGCACGGGCAGTGCCGCGGCCGAAACCGAAGTCGCATCGGCGGAAGCGCCGGCAGGCGGCGGTCATTGA
- a CDS encoding multicopper oxidase family protein, whose translation MFSRRQLLGAGAAGAALVSSKTWAQTSNMGLPEAASMEGAATQAPTRPSTGPDYNPVVTLNGWTLPFRMNNGVKEFHLVAEPVEREMAEGMTAYLWGYNGQSPGPTIEAVEGDRVRIFVTNKLPEHTTVHWHGMILPSGMDGVGGLSQPHIPVGKTFVYEFDLVKSGTFMYHPHSDEMVQMAMGMMGFFVVHPKDPAFMPVDRDFVFLLSAFDIDPGTYVPRVMEMTDFNLWTWNSRVFPGIDPLVVSKNDRVRVRVGNLTMTNHPIHMHGYDFEVTCTDGGWVRPEARWPEVSIDIPVGAMRAYEFDAKYEGDWAIHCHKSHHTMNAMGHEIPTFIGVDKKEVAKKIRQIRPEYMPMGTAGMADMAEMSMEIPENTVPMMTGWGPHGPIEMGGMFSVVKVREGISAGDYADPGWYQNPPGTQAFEWTGNLPDAPKAKDASTQPPSAHSNHG comes from the coding sequence ATGTTCAGCAGAAGACAATTGCTTGGAGCAGGCGCCGCCGGCGCGGCGCTCGTCTCCTCCAAAACCTGGGCGCAGACTTCCAATATGGGCCTGCCGGAAGCAGCCAGCATGGAAGGCGCTGCGACCCAGGCACCCACCCGCCCCTCAACCGGCCCGGATTACAACCCGGTCGTCACCCTCAACGGATGGACACTGCCCTTCCGGATGAACAACGGCGTCAAGGAATTCCACCTCGTCGCCGAACCGGTGGAACGCGAGATGGCCGAAGGCATGACCGCCTATCTGTGGGGTTACAACGGCCAATCCCCCGGCCCGACCATCGAAGCTGTGGAGGGTGACCGGGTGCGTATATTCGTCACCAACAAATTGCCCGAACATACGACGGTTCACTGGCATGGCATGATCCTGCCTTCGGGCATGGACGGTGTCGGCGGCCTGTCGCAGCCGCATATTCCGGTTGGCAAAACCTTCGTTTACGAGTTCGATCTCGTGAAATCCGGCACCTTCATGTACCACCCGCATTCCGACGAGATGGTGCAGATGGCCATGGGGATGATGGGCTTTTTCGTCGTGCATCCCAAGGATCCGGCATTCATGCCGGTGGACCGGGACTTCGTGTTCCTGCTCAGCGCCTTCGACATCGACCCGGGAACTTACGTGCCCCGTGTCATGGAGATGACCGATTTTAATCTCTGGACCTGGAACAGCCGGGTCTTTCCCGGCATCGATCCGCTGGTCGTGTCGAAAAACGACAGGGTGCGGGTGCGGGTCGGCAACCTGACCATGACCAACCATCCGATCCACATGCATGGTTACGACTTCGAGGTCACCTGCACCGATGGCGGCTGGGTGCGACCCGAGGCGCGGTGGCCGGAAGTCAGCATCGACATTCCCGTCGGCGCGATGCGCGCTTACGAGTTCGACGCCAAATATGAGGGCGACTGGGCGATCCATTGCCACAAGTCGCACCACACCATGAACGCCATGGGTCACGAAATCCCGACATTCATCGGTGTCGACAAAAAGGAAGTCGCCAAGAAAATCCGGCAGATCCGCCCCGAATACATGCCGATGGGCACTGCCGGCATGGCTGACATGGCCGAAATGTCGATGGAGATACCCGAAAACACCGTGCCCATGATGACCGGTTGGGGTCCGCACGGCCCCATCGAAATGGGCGGCATGTTCTCGGTGGTGAAGGTCCGCGAAGGTATCTCCGCAGGCGATTACGCCGATCCGGGCTGGTATCAAAACCCGCCCGGCACACAGGCCTTTGAGTGGACGGGCAACCTGCCCGACGCACCCAAAGCCAAAGATGCAAGCACGCAGCCCCCATCGGCCCATTCGAACCATGGCTGA
- a CDS encoding MFS transporter — translation MTLAVTAPAGSRSAMALAAVCLSALMFGLEISSVPAILPTLEQVLHADFRQLQWIMNAYTIGVTVVLMATGALADRFGRKRVFIASIAAFALSSLACGMTENVVVLIAARFLQGLSGGAMLVCQIAILSHQFRTAGERGMAFGWWGIVSGVGLGFGPIIGGAIVALWSWEWVFLVHVALSAGTLLLAVGGVRESFDPEATRLDLAGIATLSLAVFLLAFFITQGPELGFASQAALLILAGSVASFIAFLIVEKLTPRPMFDFSVFRIRPFSGAIIGSAAMNISFWPFMIYLPIWFQAGLGYDSVAAGLGLLAYTLPALVMPPLAERLSLRYQPRLVIPAGLFTIGLGFMLMKLGSGIENANWLTMLPGCILSGIGLGLTNTPVTNTTTGAVPPARSGMASGIDMSARMISLAINIPVMGFILVEGVRSSLQANLPSGTDMNALQLLAEKVAAGTAEASAQGLSEVLVHQALADGFGLVMLYAGISVWLLSAISFVVFGPVRKPACD, via the coding sequence ATGACCCTTGCCGTTACCGCACCCGCGGGCAGCAGAAGCGCGATGGCGCTCGCTGCCGTTTGTCTTTCCGCCCTGATGTTCGGACTGGAGATTTCCAGCGTCCCGGCGATCCTGCCGACACTCGAACAGGTGCTGCATGCGGATTTCCGGCAGCTTCAGTGGATCATGAATGCCTATACGATCGGCGTGACGGTAGTGTTGATGGCGACAGGCGCGCTGGCCGACCGCTTTGGCCGCAAGCGTGTCTTCATTGCCAGCATTGCCGCTTTTGCGCTTTCGTCCCTTGCCTGCGGAATGACGGAAAATGTGGTGGTGCTGATTGCGGCACGTTTCCTCCAGGGGCTGAGCGGCGGTGCGATGCTGGTGTGCCAGATCGCCATCCTGTCGCACCAGTTCCGCACGGCCGGTGAACGTGGCATGGCATTCGGCTGGTGGGGCATCGTCTCCGGCGTGGGGCTGGGCTTTGGCCCGATTATCGGCGGGGCCATCGTCGCGTTGTGGAGCTGGGAATGGGTGTTCCTCGTTCACGTGGCGCTCAGCGCCGGCACTTTGCTGCTTGCAGTGGGCGGCGTGCGGGAATCGTTTGATCCGGAAGCGACCCGCCTTGATCTTGCCGGCATCGCCACGCTGTCGCTGGCCGTGTTTCTCCTTGCCTTTTTCATCACGCAAGGCCCTGAACTCGGCTTTGCCAGTCAGGCCGCGCTTTTGATCCTCGCTGGGTCCGTCGCAAGCTTCATTGCCTTTCTCATCGTGGAAAAGCTCACGCCAAGGCCGATGTTCGATTTTTCCGTGTTCCGCATCCGGCCGTTTTCCGGGGCCATCATCGGCTCGGCGGCAATGAACATCAGCTTCTGGCCCTTCATGATCTATCTGCCGATCTGGTTTCAGGCGGGTCTCGGTTATGACAGCGTCGCCGCCGGACTTGGCCTGCTTGCCTACACGCTGCCGGCGCTGGTGATGCCGCCGCTGGCGGAGCGCCTGTCCCTGCGTTATCAGCCTCGTCTTGTCATTCCGGCCGGGTTGTTCACCATCGGTCTCGGTTTCATGCTGATGAAATTGGGCAGCGGCATCGAAAATGCCAACTGGCTCACCATGCTGCCCGGCTGCATTCTCTCGGGCATCGGGCTCGGTTTGACCAATACGCCGGTCACCAATACGACCACGGGTGCGGTGCCGCCGGCGCGTTCCGGCATGGCGTCCGGCATCGACATGAGTGCGCGCATGATCTCGCTCGCCATCAATATTCCGGTCATGGGTTTCATTCTGGTGGAGGGCGTCCGCTCTTCGCTTCAGGCAAATCTACCATCCGGCACGGATATGAACGCATTGCAGTTGCTCGCTGAAAAGGTTGCGGCGGGAACCGCGGAAGCGTCGGCGCAGGGCCTGTCGGAGGTGCTCGTCCATCAGGCGCTGGCGGATGGCTTCGGCCTGGTCATGCTTTATGCCGGTATCAGTGTCTGGCTGCTTTCCGCCATCAGCTTCGTGGTCTTCGGCCCGGTGCGAAAACCCGCCTGCGATTAA
- a CDS encoding cupredoxin domain-containing protein, translating into MNTAILGLVLAALATPALAAGSHAGGHSEAMAVGEPGDATKVTQTIRVSMKETPDGKMIFTPNSFRVRKDQTIRFTVKNEGELDHEFVLDEEAKVMEHKGLMEKFPEMEHADPNAIRLAPGKTGEIVWRFTNDGVFKVACLVPGHYDAGMHGDVTVAKK; encoded by the coding sequence ATGAACACTGCAATTCTTGGCCTTGTGCTGGCAGCACTTGCGACCCCCGCTCTCGCGGCCGGCAGCCACGCCGGCGGACACAGCGAGGCGATGGCAGTGGGTGAGCCCGGCGACGCCACGAAAGTCACCCAGACCATCCGCGTCAGCATGAAGGAAACACCGGATGGCAAGATGATCTTCACGCCCAACAGCTTCAGGGTCCGCAAGGACCAGACCATCCGCTTCACCGTCAAGAACGAAGGCGAGCTCGATCATGAATTCGTTCTCGATGAAGAAGCGAAGGTCATGGAACACAAGGGGCTGATGGAGAAATTCCCCGAGATGGAACATGCCGATCCGAACGCCATCCGCCTGGCGCCTGGCAAGACGGGAGAAATCGTCTGGAGGTTCACCAATGACGGCGTCTTCAAGGTCGCCTGCCTTGTGCCCGGACATTACGACGCCGGCATGCACGGCGATGTCACCGTTGCCAAAAAGTAA
- a CDS encoding acetyltransferase: protein MITLRPSTTRDTTRILDIWSRAVDATHGFLLPADRAAIGEEVKAFLPQMPLTLAVDASDDPLGFMFLHEGHMEALFIDPDHHGKGIGKALVQAAIAAHPELTTDVNEQNIEAMGFYRKLGFEPTGRSDLDGQGRPYPLVHLRFRATEK, encoded by the coding sequence ATGATCACACTTCGCCCCTCCACCACCCGCGACACAACCCGCATCCTCGACATATGGAGCCGGGCCGTCGATGCCACCCACGGCTTCCTTCTTCCGGCGGATCGCGCCGCGATCGGAGAGGAAGTCAAAGCCTTCCTCCCGCAAATGCCCCTGACGCTTGCGGTCGATGCTTCGGATGACCCGCTCGGCTTCATGTTTCTGCATGAAGGGCACATGGAGGCGCTTTTCATCGATCCGGATCATCACGGCAAAGGCATCGGCAAGGCGCTGGTGCAGGCGGCCATCGCCGCGCATCCCGAGCTGACCACCGATGTCAACGAACAGAACATCGAGGCCATGGGCTTTTACCGTAAGCTGGGTTTCGAGCCGACAGGCCGCTCCGATCTTGACGGACAGGGGCGACCCTATCCGCTCGTTCATCTTCGATTTCGCGCAACAGAAAAATAG